A genome region from Psychrobacter jeotgali includes the following:
- a CDS encoding 4'-phosphopantetheinyl transferase family protein, whose translation MSDITLNHIHYNQLNSMSWCASAEIIPPSEPTLWPHVTDTLKPYRPLSSCHPPSKLNTLSWQYYHYESSLPLTPARASDRHLQQRIGVRLLLDALLKKLGITDPLDDSAYPYRLVNSGYYICFSHSGHSKLSNALAEHTPYDKVAVALSYSRSIGIDIEVQDISWKLVQRYYHPTEVTILSSLDEKQRQVVSKLLWQIKECFIKINQDTLAAGLGVPYLELLDELIAIQATNPLPHISFMKSHSDYQIVLLSPQKMVAVL comes from the coding sequence ATGTCTGATATAACGCTCAATCATATTCATTATAACCAGCTCAATTCCATGAGTTGGTGTGCCAGTGCTGAGATTATACCGCCATCAGAACCTACTTTGTGGCCGCATGTAACTGATACTCTTAAGCCTTATAGACCATTATCAAGCTGCCATCCACCATCGAAGCTCAATACTTTATCTTGGCAATACTATCATTATGAGTCCTCACTACCTTTGACACCTGCAAGGGCTAGCGACAGACATCTACAACAACGCATAGGCGTGCGTCTATTACTTGACGCCTTACTCAAAAAACTCGGTATCACTGATCCCTTAGACGACTCCGCCTACCCTTATCGGCTGGTAAATAGCGGCTATTATATTTGTTTTAGTCATTCGGGTCATAGCAAGTTGAGTAATGCCTTAGCAGAACATACACCCTATGACAAAGTGGCCGTGGCACTTAGTTATAGTCGCAGTATAGGCATTGATATCGAAGTACAAGATATCAGTTGGAAACTGGTACAGCGTTATTACCATCCTACTGAAGTCACTATTTTAAGTAGTTTAGATGAAAAACAACGGCAGGTAGTCTCAAAATTATTGTGGCAGATAAAAGAATGCTTTATCAAAATTAACCAAGACACCTTAGCAGCAGGTTTAGGAGTTCCCTATCTCGAGCTCCTAGATGAACTCATAGCCATTCAAGCTACCAATCCTCTCCCTCACATAAGTTTTATGAAAAGTCATTCAGACTATCAAATTGTATTATTGTCCCCTCAAAAAATGGTCGCTGTACTTTGA
- the pal gene encoding peptidoglycan-associated lipoprotein Pal, whose translation MSIYHSVLKGRFAKVTTLAILSGAVALSTGCATKRTTSEVVVAPLGVPSGQVVYPGAVVVDNPTMVVTNAENLQAVVYFGFDRSDITADSAAVLNQHASLLTSNPNATVLIAGHTDERGSREYNMALGERRAASVRNYLSAQGVPVNSIQIISYGEERPAVNGTTEEAYAQNRRAELSY comes from the coding sequence ATGTCAATTTATCATTCGGTTCTAAAGGGTCGTTTTGCTAAAGTTACTACCCTTGCTATCTTATCAGGTGCAGTTGCTTTAAGTACGGGTTGTGCCACCAAACGTACCACCTCAGAAGTGGTAGTTGCACCGTTAGGGGTGCCTAGCGGTCAAGTCGTTTATCCAGGCGCAGTGGTAGTAGACAATCCAACCATGGTCGTTACTAATGCCGAAAACCTACAAGCGGTGGTCTATTTTGGTTTTGATAGAAGTGATATTACAGCAGACTCAGCTGCGGTTCTGAACCAGCATGCTAGTTTATTGACTTCTAACCCTAACGCTACAGTTCTGATCGCTGGTCACACAGATGAGCGTGGTAGCCGCGAGTATAATATGGCATTAGGCGAGCGCCGTGCAGCGTCTGTACGTAACTACCTATCTGCTCAAGGCGTTCCTGTGAACAGTATTCAAATCATCAGCTATGGTGAAGAGCGCCCAGCCGTTAATGGTACTACCGAAGAAGCCTATGCTCAAAACCGCCGTGCTGAGTTATCTTATTAA